DNA sequence from the Oncorhynchus keta strain PuntledgeMale-10-30-2019 chromosome 1, Oket_V2, whole genome shotgun sequence genome:
ATTTGAAAATGAGAAAGAAGAGTGTTACTAGCTGTTATAAGAAACAGAGAGCCAGCCAAAGAATCTCAGCCTTACAGGATTCTTTGTTGTCTGTGGACAATAAAGGTGAGTGTTTCATTTTATTCTCCTTTTTGGAGATGGTAGATTGGTTTACAAAAGCTGTTATGGTTCAAACACATCGATGAGGAACGAGGATGTAGGTATGTGCCAGAAAACTCAGCAGCTTAAAAGCGCAAACTGCAAAATAAACTTTCAATGGGATTTGACATTATCAGCAATAGATGGCAAATAGTGCTGAATTAAGTTTATATATAGTTGTTGGAGGGCAGGAAATAAAAGAGAGGATTTTTGAACACATCATACCTTCTTAGTTTACACATTCTCAACTTAAAAAACAACAGTGATGTGTTTTACTTTGCTTTACACACCTATGCCAAGCTTCACTCTCACTGGCTTCGAGACGTCACCACAGTATCCAGAGCATACAGTATGCCCCAACCGGTTTGGAGACATTCACATAGCATCTGCACACCaatggacagaagagagagggggggagagagagcgagagataatcTAATCTTTTTAAAGTCATACAACATATTTCTCCATGTGCACTGTTAACTAAAGCAttatgtaatgtacagtatgtaaaaaGTGTGTCACTTTCACAAGAAGATGTGCCAATTATACCAAAACATGTCACAAGGAATGACGATGTAGTTTCAGGGGTGATAACGTAATACTGTTGTTAGTGCTTCACAGTTAAAGAATGTAGGGACTATAGTCTATTCAACAATGAAAACAAAACCCGGATCTACCAGTTTTTCTAATGTTTGTCTGGTGGACCTAAATTCTACATAGCTGGTTCTGAGAGGAAGCCAGTTTAAAATACAGAACTGTTTTCTTATCCCACCTGACGTAAATTGGGTAACTGGTTAATCTGTGCATTCTTGCCCCACTTTAAAGATTTTGAAAACGAATTGGTGTCAATCTGTCACTGCCAGTCTTACAGTAAATGTCTCAGAAGGTATAATGGGGTCAATTTATTTCAAATCGTTAGAAGAAATTGGTGTTCTCAGGATTGTGTGACAGGACTAAATATTTTCCTCACTTTCTTACTCGAATCAATGGGATGTAAAATCCCACTTTCCAAAACCACTTTTGGTGTAATTTGAACAGAAGGCAGTGGGGAAGGATCATCAGAAGGTCATTTCACCTAAATACTATGCTATTAGACATTTAAGATTTCAGCTGAGATAAAGGAAATCACAGTAACTTGGAGTCTATTTATTTAAAAAAGACAGATAAGACCAATGTGTAAACTTTGTTGGAAAcgttttataaaaaaataaagttaGCAATTGAACAAGTTCTTTAGACATAATCAATGAACATATATTGTATGTTTGCAAAACATACTGTGATCTACGGTACAAATTTATGACAAGTGAatcatacatatatactgtacctaTGGTTTAACTCTCAAATCATATTGCCCATGTTCTTACATGAATATCAATATTATCATTCTGGTACAGTGTCCTTATACAACAAAAGAGAAGTTAGGGTTATGGGAATGGCTTCAATTCACTTCAGTCATCCCTATCTTGATTCTTGAGATGATCTCTACAAGCAGCATATACAGTCACACTACTTCTCTTATGGACAAGAGTTCTGTCTTGTCTTTTTCTTGCAGTCCTAAAGTACTCAGTAAATTTGTTTTCATAGATTCATTCTGTTTTGATTTCACATCACTTTCACAATGTAAAATGCAGAAGAACAAGACTTGAAAATGCCAAGTCTTGCAGGGTATTTTCAATTCACAGAGGATTACCAAAGGTAATCAAATAAGTTATAGTCTCTCTTTCAACAGTTTCCTGCTCAGACGTAAGCTCTGCTGGTAGCTGTGGATCTTGCCTGTGAGTACTTCACTGGGTAGTTGTCACGCTCCTCCTTGGGTGGGCAGGAGCTGCAGAGGAGCCCCCCTCCCAGGATCAGGAGCCCTGCGGTGCCCCAGCCGATGTATAGCGAGGCCCCCAGCTCCCTCCTCTGGGCCTCGACCAGCAGAGGGTTGTAGAAATCCCTGATGATGGTGTTGGCGGACCAGCAGACAGGGACGAGGATGAGGACGCCAGCCACGATGAAGATGATCCCGCTGGCAATGGCTACTTTAGCTTTGGATGCCTCATCCTCCACAAAGTTGGTGCACTTTCCTCCAGCAATTCCCAGGAGGATGCCGAAGCATGACGCGATGATGGCGATGACGCTCAGAGCTCTGGCAGCCTGCAGGTCCTGGGGTAAGGCCAGAAGGGAGTCGTAGATCTTGCACTGCATCTGTCCCGTGCTCTGGGTTACACAGTTCATCCACAAGCCCTCCCAGATGACCTGAGCAGTCACAATGTTGGCTCCGATGAAGGCTGTGACTTTCCACATAGGCAGGGCACACACAATGATGGTCCCCAGGAACCCGATGGTAGCCAGGACGAAGCCCAGCATCTGTCTTCCCATCGACACCATTTTGAAGACTTATTTTTTGTTGTAAAATCAATGAAGCTAGGGGCAGAGGTTGTAGAGGAGAGTCAGGTCAGCTCAGCTTGGTTGTAATCGTTGTTAACTAATGGCTCAGTCACATCCCCTGAAGTTATATGGATCTCTCTGCTCCTGAAAGGGTGGAGTCAACTTCTTTCCCCCTGACCTGAAACCAGTTGACATGGTAATTTTCAAGCTGGGCCAGATTCTTTCACTTCCCGGTCGGTATGTGTGGTTGGACGACCGGTTTCGATGAGACACGCTAACGAAAACAAGACCTGTGAAGAGATAGTCATTTGTCCATTCAAACAATGCCTCTGTAGTGAATGCTGGATAGCTGGGAGGTTAGGCCTGTCTGCCCACAGGTTATGGTAGAGACATAAACTGTCAACAATGCCACCTGAATTAGTCATGGCCGGAAGTTCGAAGCTACTAATTTTGTTCCACTTTTTCATGATGACATTGTTTATTGCAACAATTTTTTCCTCTAGTCAAGTTGCTAATAACACCAGAATTGTGATTTGTCATAGCCAGAAGTAAGTTTAGGCCTATATTCACTTTCTGTTTTCTTGGTTTTGATCCTGAACCCATTTCTTTCATGTAGTAAACCAATACATTAAATAAACACATTACAGAACATTGCCTTTAAGCCGGTTCAGATTTAAGAGACCTTCATTTTAAAGAAAGCGGTAATCTAATTAAACAACCGATTTGAATAACAGTTTAGAATCTCAAAACTATCCCACTgagcacagatgtcaattcaacatctattccacgttggttcaacggaCCTAATTTTattgaaattacgtggaaacaacgtagattcaaccagtgtgtgcccagtgggatgtttgtatatttggagagaggagatatgaggtAGCTTATGAGAAACCATGCTATCGTCAAAATAAACAGAAATGACCAGTTACGTCATTATGTAACTAAAAGATGTTGATCCCTTAAAATCATTAAGAGTCTATTGACGCACCCCATCAAAATCCATCAGTTTAAGCTATAGATATCTTTTTTTTTTGCACTGGCTGTGTCTCAATCAGCCACATCCGCCTATGTCGaccttccgcatctgcggtggaaggtggccgagctacagcggtgtttgtcagccCATGAGACATCCCTAAAATTGGCCTTCTCACGAAAATGTCagtagcgtccgaacggtttggcctacaaaactaatatggaaagatgagacttcTCCATTTTTGCTCCACAACCCCTACAAGCtccacgggactcgtctgatgtcagtaacgctgatgtgccattttctgtagcgtccaaactgtttgggctacaaactaTGTGTCACGGGACTCATCttaaggtaacccatacaaaagAATAGAAGATGTATGGAGAAGGTTTTGTGGCAACAAAAataaaggggttaaatatgtgtaaaaaaaaaaaatatatatatatatatatatatatatatatatatatatatatatatatatatatatatatatatatatatatatatccagagCTTTCTTATATCTTCTAGATGTAGCACAGAAACTTCAACACTTTATTCCTCATGATTGACTTTTTACTGTCTTTTTTTtgtgccatttatgaatgtgttattcaatgtgcttCTATTGGCTTTTGTAGAAAAGGACAAATGCAatatttttcaaatgttttttttatacctgaaggggtcctaaaattccaaatcaaatagctacATGATCCATGGTATGAACAATTTAAAACAATTTCAAAAGTTATCTTAGTACCCACTCCCCCCCAATCagtagtgtaaagtacttaagtaaaaaacaAGATAATTGttccgtctggtttgcttaatataaggaattttaaattatttatacatttacttttgatacttaagtatatttgagcaattgtatttacttttgatacttaagtatatttcaaaccaaatactttgacttttactcaagtagtattttacttgagtcattttctgttaaggtatcattacttttactcaagtatgacaattgggtacttttttcgCCACTGCCCCCAATGGCTTAGACTTTTAGATTCATGATTTAGGGAGAATTTAATTCAAAATGCAACTTTTAAAACATGAATTGTAAGTTTGAAAATGCATAGGCTTTGATTATTGGTATGATTATTGCTCATagtttatgaacatttgaaattGCAGCTGTTGTTTCACCACTTTTCCACAAAGACACATTAAGACTTCACATTATATCATAAAGTGTGTTTATTTTTGGTAAAAATATTTACagaaaaatgtgttgtttttgtgtACCGATACATCACAAGTTATAGACCAACCAGCTATTTACAAAACAACAGCATCAGTTGCACAATGGGAGAAAAACACAGGCTGCTGCTAAAATGAACATTTATGCTATATCCATTCTCATTATCAAACAATTTCTCATAACGTTTGCATACTAGAAGTCAATACTTAAGGATTTACATTGTCAACATTTGAAATAACAGATTCTTCCGCTTGTGTGCAGGTGCAAAAACTTGTAAACAAAATGAATTTTATTCACTCTGAACCACTTTCATGTCTATAAATTGCATGTTATTCTCATCAATAACAATATCTACATATCATTGTGGACAAAAGTACATGAAATAAGTACATTTTGGTGGCACAATCACACTCTGCAGAGGCAAAGCAAAGCAAAACAATCGCTTGAAAACATCAAGGTTGAGAataccagtcaatattcagggaGAACTTTCCTCTTTCCATTTCACTTTGTTACAGATACTGTCCAGGCCGTCCAGGTAAAGCGTATTCTATTGGTGCTGCATACGGCTTGCTTGGTGCACACGACTCTGTCCCTGAGTAGGGCCTGCTGGTTGGGGTGTAAACTCTCCCATAGGGCCCCGCCTGGACCATTGGTTGGCCTGGATAGGGGTACATGTGCGCTCCTTGAGGATAGCTCGGGTACCCATACATCTTCTGGGGCGGGCAGGAGGTGCAGAGGATGATCCCCCCGATGAGGTGCAGCGCTGTGGAGCCCAAGCCGATGTAGATGGAGGCTCCTATCTCCCTCCTCTGGGTCTCGATGGTCAGAGGGTTATTAAAGTCGGAGATAGTGAACGTCGCTTACCAGCAAACAGGGATGAGGACCAGAAGAGCACCAATGAGCTGCAGGATGCCTCCAAGGATCGTCACTTTACTCTTGGAGGAATTCGATTTCAGGCAGCTGGTGCACTGGCCCCCGATGAAGGTGACAACAAAACAGGCCAACAAAGTTGAAGATGATGGAGATGATGACCAAGGGCCTTGCTGCCTGGAGGTCCATGGATAGCCTCATCACTGAGTCATTTATCTTACACTGCATCTGTCCCGTGCTCTGCATCTTGCAGTTCATCCACAGGCCATCCCACACGATCTGGCCTGTCACAATGTTAGCACCAATGTACGTACGTGGTCACCCTCCACATGGGGATACCCATGGTCACTGCCACCCCCACGAAGCCGATTAATCTGAGCAGTTGGCCCAACACCTCCTTGCCAATCCTCCCCATGACGAGAGGCTGTGTCTGGAGTGGGAAAAATATCAATTTGGCTGCCTAGGTCAGAAACAACTGGAGCCTGCTGAGGAGGACAAATGTGCAGGAGGAGTAGTTTCCTGTCAGGTGAGTTGTTCTGGACAGACCAGATTCCTCAGACTGTCACGCTGTAGATACTGTGTGACACACAGACGGAGCTGAAGGAGTGGTAGCAATCTTTTACTCAATACTGTCATTTTCAGAAAGCTCTCTTTCATGTGCGACAGGTTCAAAACAACCTGGAGTTCAGATAGTCACACTTCTTTCCATCAATAGACACTGAAACTGGCACTTCCATGAAGGCATGACCATCTGTCAAAATGCTCAATCCCAAACCTTCATTGTGACTTTGAAAATGTAAATACACGTATAGGAAGGGCTATTTATTTTACAAATAAGAAAATTGGTTTTACTGACACCGTGTATCAACATTGGGAAATAGTATACTTCAAAGATGCAAAGATAGGATGTGTTATGATGAAAGTAACATTCCACTCACAGTTAGTCAATGTGTTATTTGTTTCCACAAGTGACTCACTGCAGTCTGATCATGTTGCATTTCATCAACTGCAGGTTACAATAAACTGTCAACAACTTGCTATTTAGGGAAAATGGCATTGGTGACATGTTCAAACCACATAATAACATGTCTTCATCCCAAAAGCCCTCATCTAATCACAAGAGCCATTTAGATTATGCTTAAGATACATTGAGCACATGGTGTTGAGAAAATGGTTCAAACATGGAGACCCCAAACCACTACAGTATTTAGAAATATTTATGTCAGGCATTGACCTAGCCTACCAAGGAGGGgtgaagaaggagaggaggagtgcaCATGTGAGATATATATGATTaagcagcctggtctcatagactaaacGTAACAATGTAAATCCAAGACACTGacattagtatgatatgttacgtttggtatggttacataagacagatagTTACTTTAAAGCAAAAACAAAAGTAGGGTAAGTGGACTTATAAcgcgaacgtctagcaaccctaaggttgcgagttcgaatcacagacaactttagcattttactttgcaactacttagcatattagctacccttcccctaacccttttagctaaccttaaccttttaacctaacccctaaacttaaccctaaaccctagcttaactaatgttagccacctagctagaatttgaAACATgtcatacattttaaaaattcATTACATATACACTACTTTTTGCAAATTCTTAACAtataatacgaattgtaattcgtaacatatcatacaaaatgggtgatggacatccacacaTTAACACATACCATAAGAAACATAACAAATAGACGTACACGGATTTACGGACAGAATAATACAGAACGCTCTGAGAACAGTTTGCAGTCAGCAAGTGAGCCCTTCAGGAGATTGAAATAGTTTTATTGGCATTTGGTTTAATTTACTTTGTGGACAATCTTACCACACTGCCTCTGggttttattgaacctttatttaactaggcaagttagttaagaacaaattcttatttacaatgacagcctaggaacagtgggttaactgccttgttcgggggaagAACaagagatttttaccttgtcagcttgggttTCAAActaacaacctttcggttactggcccaacgctctaaccactaggctacctgttgccgCAAAAGTTAACTGTTCAGACTTGAGTAGCCCATCCTAAACAAGGACTTCATCCTACAGATGTCCAACTACTCAACACCCAATCACAATTCCAGCAATGCAATAAATCAACAGTTTGATATCACTCATTAAAATATGGAATAAAAACATTTTCAAATGTAAAAACTTTTAAATTAAAATGATTGGAGTAAAAACCCAAAAAGTCTGTTCACAAAGGCTCAAAGCAAAATTGTTAGGCTATTCAATGTTCAAAGCCAATATTGCCATCTGCTCACACAGTCTGCTCTTGCCACGTAGGATTTTATAGATCTCGCCACGATATATTAGGAGGACTGTCCCCGATCCTGGCTTGGTGGACACTGgctagagacaacacagagttacacatggagtaaacaattacaGGATTGTAGAAGTCTCGGAtgatctctttatgtagtgttgtgttgtgttgtctctcttggtgtgatgtgtgttttgtcctatatttatattgtatttattattattttttaatcccaggccctgtccccacaggaggccttttggctTTTGGTAGGAATTAGGAaaatgaatttgttcttaactgacttgccgagttaaataaaggttaaattaaatttCAATTAAAATAAGCTGAAAAGCAgacagtggcgtgtattcatggatgccaagggaaggaTAAAAAATGTTaccattatttttttaaacataaaataatgtatctttcaactaattttccttcaattcgcacgAGGCCGAATGTATCTCACAGTAagcacccaatttacctacctcatccccatactgtttttatttatttacttttctgctcttttgcacaccagtatctctacctgcacatgaccatctgatcatttatcactccagtgttaatctgctaaattgtaattattcgcctacctcctcatgccttttgcacacaatgtgtatagactctttttctttctttttttctactgtgttattgacttgttaattgtttactccatgtgtaactctgtgttgtctgttcacactgctatgctttatcttggccaggttgcagttgtaaatgagaacttgttctcaactagcctacctggttaaataaaggtgaaatcaaataaaaaaaattaaaaaatcagAGTGAGTGAAACAGCATCTCTCTACGTGTatgccatctatctgatgctgtctggtccaaacgaGTATGACGTTGTTGCCGCCCATAGCACTGAAGGCAAGGGCAGCCAGCGAGCTACTATCAAATCTCATTAAGAGCACACGCCATTGACagaaaaacttgaattgttgcatctcgttgtgttgttgtcctccgtgGCTAGCTAAATttggccctttcctaaattagccatggccggagatagggatttggaattgtggttttacttaattctccatactggccaatgattataacggcaATTCTGATCTATTATTGTAAAGAGGCAATCAATCCACTCTAGTAGCATCTAAatcaataaaataataaataatggtTGAGTTTTTGAAAAGACTGGAGTGAGTTGAGTCGGTTCACACTAAACTGTGTGAAAGCAGTATTATGTTCCCATGCTATCAGATCTGTcgatcagggagagagaggggttcgAGTTATGCCGTTCTCATGCAGAAAATGTTGAAAGAGCTTAAAATGACATCCCTTCCTTTAGTTATTTTTCTAATTTGTCTCACAAgtgggggtggcagggtagcctagtggttagagcgttggactcgtaactgaaaggttggaagatcaaatcccagagcttacaaggtaaaaaaaactgtctttctacccctgaacaaggcagttggactagtaacttgactaggctgtcattaaaaataagaatttgttcttaactgacctgcccaATAAAATAAACAGTGAATTATCTTAGCCTTAGGTGCTTTGTTATTGTGTTAAGATGAAGTCCAATATCAAGTCATTCAGTAGT
Encoded proteins:
- the LOC118368122 gene encoding claudin-4-like; this translates as MVSMGRQMLGFVLATIGFLGTIIVCALPMWKVTAFIGANIVTAQVIWEGLWMNCVTQSTGQMQCKIYDSLLALPQDLQAARALSVIAIIASCFGILLGIAGGKCTNFVEDEASKAKVAIASGIIFIVAGVLILVPVCWSANTIIRDFYNPLLVEAQRRELGASLYIGWGTAGLLILGGGLLCSSCPPKEERDNYPVKYSQARSTATSRAYV